One Neodiprion pinetum isolate iyNeoPine1 chromosome 1, iyNeoPine1.2, whole genome shotgun sequence genomic window carries:
- the Jra gene encoding transcription factor Jun: MVRNSVQMEQTFYEESAIYAAANRADSGMGQLKRSLTLDLNGQRATQAKRPRLGPLPPALNNAAPVLSSPDLNMLKLGSPELEKLIIAQQNGLVTTMPTPTTQILFPKTVTEEQELYARGFVDALNELHHSDSSQEPGSIHGATYTNLEPPGSVQSTESLSQSLMMIKDEPQTVPSVSSSPPMSPIDMESQERIKLERKRQRNRVAASKCRRRKLERISRLEDKVKILKGENSELSAVVNRLKEHVCRLKEQVMDHVHSGCHIMPVSQF; encoded by the coding sequence ATGGTGCGTAACTCGGTGCAGATGGAGCAAACGTTTTACGAGGAGAGTGCGATATACGCGGCGGCTAATCGCGCGGACAGCGGAATGGGCCAGCTTAAACGGAGCCTGACTTTAGACCTGAACGGTCAGCGCGCGACGCAGGCGAAAAGGCCCAGACTCGGGCCCCTGCCACCTGCGCTGAACAACGCGGCGCCGGTGCTGAGCTCGCCGGACCTAAACATGCTGAAGCTGGGCTCGCCGGAGCTGGAGAAGCTGATAATAGCGCAACAGAACGGGCTCGTGACGACGATGCCGACGCCGACGACGCAGATACTGTTCCCGAAGACGGTTACGGAGGAACAGGAGCTCTACGCGAGGGGATTCGTCGACGCCCTGAACGAGCTCCACCACTCGGACAGCTCCCAGGAACCCGGCAGCATCCACGGGGCGACTTACACAAACCTCGAGCCGCCGGGTAGCGTCCAGAGCACGGAGTCGCTGAGCCAGAGTCTGATGATGATCAAGGACGAGCCGCAGACGGTGCCGTCGGTGTCGAGCTCGCCGCCGATGTCTCCGATCGACATGGAGAGCCAGGAGCGAATAAAGCTTGAGCGAAAGCGGCAACGGAACCGCGTGGCCGCCTCCAAGTGCCGAAGGCGCAAGCTCGAGCGGATATCGAGGCTCGAGGACAAGGTGAAGATACTCAAGGGCGAGAACAGCGAGCTGAGCGCAGTCGTAAACCGGCTCAAGGAGCACGTATGCCGCCTCAAGGAGCAGGTCATGGACCACGTGCACTCGGGCTGCCACATAATGCCCGTAAGCCAGTTCTGA